One genomic window of Metopolophium dirhodum isolate CAU chromosome 4, ASM1992520v1, whole genome shotgun sequence includes the following:
- the LOC132942722 gene encoding probable protein BRICK1 — protein MGGPKEGVQKQIQQDWANREYIEVITGSIKKITDFLNSFDMSCRSRLAILNEKLTTLERRIEYLEARVTKGETLS, from the exons ATGGGAGGACCTAAAGAAGGCGTTCAAAAACAGATACAACAAGACTGGGCGAACCGCGAATACATTGAAGTGATCACGGgcagcataaaaaaaattacagactTTCTCAATTCGTTTG atatgtCATGTCGGTCCAGGTTagctattttaaatgaaaaattaactacaCTAGAAAGAAGAATTGAATACTTGGAAGCTCGg gttacTAAAGGAGAAACTCTTTCATGA
- the LOC132942720 gene encoding polyglutamylase complex subunit TTLL1 has protein sequence MKITYCTDVDRSVVLSNFEKRGWVHVGPDDDWNFYWAGIQTCRSLFSIDSGYRMHDNQMINHFPNHYELSRKDMLVKNIKRYRRELEREGSPLAKRLDGKYLYLDFIPVTFVLPADYNLFVEEYRKVGPSTWIMKPVGKSQGTGIFLINKLSKLKKWSREGKNNNFNTSTIKESYVISKYIDNPLLIDGKKFDLRLYVLVTSFRPLKAYLFKSGFCRFCTVKYNTSVGDIENLLIHLTNVSLQKQGDEYNSIHGGKLSIQNLRLFLESTRGKTVTEALFDNIVWLIVHSLKSVSYIMANDRHCFECYGYDIIIDDNLKPWLIEVNASPSLTSTTANDRILKYKLIDNMLSVVLPPSGIPDVRWNKCPSREAMGNFELLIDEELAAKDKPGPSTKIDLKDRLKRKT, from the coding sequence atgaaaataacatattGTACGGATGTCGACAGATCAGTtgtattaagtaattttgaGAAACGAGGCTGGGTACACGTTGGCCCTGATGATGATTGGAATTTTTATTGGGCTGGTATACAAACATGTCGTAGTTTATTTAGTATTGATAGCGGCTATAGAATGCATGACAACCAAATGATCAATCATTTTCCCAATCATTATGAACTCAGTCGTAAAGATATgttggttaaaaatattaaacgttacAGACGTGAACTCGAACGAGAGGGAAGTCCATTAGCCAAACGTTTAGATGGAAAATACttgtatttagattttattccAGTTACATTTGTGTTGCCAGCAgactataatttgtttgtagAAGAATACCGCAAGGTTGGCCCAAGTACATGGATTATGAAACCAGTTGGAAAATCTCAAGGAACTGGAATATTCCTCATTAATAAACTATCAAAATTGAAGAAATGGTCTAGAGaaggcaaaaataataatttcaatacatcTACCATAAAGGAATCATAtgttatatctaaatatattgataatccACTACTCATTGATGGTAAAAAGTTTGATCTTCGTTTATATGTTTTGGTCACATCTTTTCGTCCATTAAAAGCATACTTGTTCAAGTCAGGCTTTTGTCGGTTCTGTACAGTCAAATATAACACTAGTGTTGGAGATATAGAAAACTTATTGATCCATTTGACTAATGTCTCCTTACAAAAACAAGGTGATGAATACAACAGTATACATGGTGGTAAATTAAGCATTCAAAATTTAAGACTATTTTTAGAAAGCACAAGAGGAAAAACAGTAACTGAAGCactttttgataatattgtttggTTGATTGTCCATTCTTTAAAATCTGTGAGTTACATAATGGCTAATGATAGACATTGTTTTGAATGTTAtggatatgatattataattgatgataatttaaaaccCTGGCTAATTGAAGTAAACGCATCTCCTTCACTAACATCTACTACAGCTAATGATCGTATTTTGAAGTATAAATTGATTGACAATATGTTAAGTGTAGTTTTACCACCCAGTGGAATACCTGATGTACGTTGGAATAAATGTCCATCTCGAGAGGCAATGGGAAATTTTGAGCTATTAATTGATGAAGAGTTAGCAGCAAAAGATAAACCTGGACCATCAACTAAAATTGATCTAAAGGATAGATTAAAGCGAAAGacctaa